From a region of the Candida albicans SC5314 chromosome 1, complete sequence genome:
- a CDS encoding uncharacterized protein (Protein with a regulator of G-protein signaling domain; Plc1-regulated; Spider biofilm induced; rat catheter biofilm repressed) → MTLASSPDESVNALSSTSPPTITTSTSTASTLTNSSPYPVSPRTKNAMPSSIFTSLDQTIGSSTATNSTCSPITRPSTPLLPPLEDLVNDCFLHSMGQLEDEGKIKVVQDFTDYLTKQHTQENLNFLVDIYRYEYYYKLKFDQNNNEQEASTNNYVSNGTSNCNNNESELNSRYHSCCSLESLSNMRKTRSIQSVDLDPQNAFVSTIDDLDDFGNANENIWDNLKDKYTCSDDENDNKSQDQSVNNPNDEQDPDIILLNDEWKYIMNTYIKCDSPMEINISQTLFKQIVQESAFSRLHHPQTLTKASKEVLRMLNENGYVNFNSHMKKLLRKQSKSPTSSTPILSPSTSPLPYIGDSMSPSSLTSKTKPYNIPNNIQTHRASKSIVSSPGRSSTINHSNTESGSFFSKFSSLPKKTNKILNSANGNNSSGTDNSSTTSSSSSTASISVLLGHLKLGKDNNGNPTAASTSNLNGNHDKHVSSRSHKISHQHSVHRSHHHHTNHHIKRTGTFHGVSVNDPESSNSSDVGSDYRSLNASPVSINNESGGTSSLKFWSRKK, encoded by the coding sequence ATGACTCTAGCTTCTTCACCTGATGAATCTGTTAATgcattatcatcaacatcacctccaacaataacaaccaGTACAAGCACTGCATCCACTCTAACGAATAGTTCACCGTATCCAGTTTCACCAAGAACCAAAAACGCCATGCCTTCATCGATTTTCACATCTTTAGATCAAACTATAGGAAGCTCAACTGCTACCAATAGTACTTGTTCACCAATCACAAGACCATCAACACCATTATTGCCCCCGTTAGAAGATTTAGTGAATGATTGTTTCTTACATTCCATGGGTCAATTAGAAGATGAAGGCAAAATTAAAGTAGTCCAAGACTTTACAGACTATTTAACAAAGCAACATACCCAAGAAAACTTGAATTTCCTAGTTGATATTTATCGTTAcgaatattattataaattgaaattcgATCAGAATAATAACGAACAAGAAGCTTCAACAAACAACTACGTTTCAAATGGAACCCTgaattgtaataataatgaatcaGAACTAAATCTGCGATATCATTCGTGTTGCTCGCTCGAATCATTGTCCAATATGCGTAAAACGCGGCTGATACAGTCGGTTGATTTAGATCCTCAAAACGCTTTTGTTTCTACgattgatgatttagatGATTTTGGAAATGCAAACGAGAATATATGGGACAATTTGAAGGACAAGTACACTTGTAGTGACGACGAAAATGACAACAAAAGTCAAGATCAATCTGTCAATAATCCAAATGATGAACAAGATCCtgatattattttattaaatgacGAATGGAAATATATTATGAACACTTATATCAAATGTGATTCGCCCATGGAGATCAATATATCACAAACTTTGTTCAAGCAAATTGTCCAAGAGTCAGCATTCTCAAGATTACACCACCCACAGACGTTAACTAAAGCTAGCAAGGAAGTATTGCGAATgttaaatgaaaatggcTACGTTAATTTCAACAGCCATATGAAGAAATTACTCCGAAAACAGCTGAAAAGTCCTACCAGTAGTACACCAATATTATCACCAAGTACATCACCATTACCCTACATTGGTGACAGCATGAGTCCATCGTCACTTACAAGTAAGACTAAACCCTACAACATTCCAAACAATATTCAGACACATCGAGCAAGCAAAAGTATAGTTAGCTCTCCGGGGAGGTCATCTACGATTAATCACAGCAATACGGAGAGTGGTTCGTTTTTCAGTAAATTTTCCAGCTTGCCGAAAAAgacaaacaaaattttgaattctgCCAACGGTAACAATTCCAGTGGTACCGATAATTCGTCAACTACATCGTCGTCTTCATCTACAGCGTCAATATCTGTATTATTGGGTCATTTGAAACTTGGCAAAGATAACAATGGTAATCCCACTGCCGCCTCCACTTCCAATTTGAATGGTAATCATGACAAACATGTAAGCTCCCGTTCTCATAAAATTTCACATCAGCATCTGGTTCATCGTAGCCACCACCATCATACAAATCATCACATTAAAAGAACAGGCACTTTCCATGGCGTAAGTGTGAATGACCCCGAATctagtaatagtagtgaCGTTGGAAGTGATTATCGTTCATTAAATGCAAGTCCAgtttcaatcaataatgaatCAGGTGGTACTTCGTCTTTAAAATTTTGGTCAAGAAAGAAGTAA
- a CDS encoding uncharacterized protein (Protein of unknown function; Sef1-, Sfu1-, and Hap43 regulated; Spider biofilm induced), protein MLVRRVIVKHTIKPKCHNLVPAFHVASGVISYGNCHGPPKLFQRLDSQLYIRTLSTSSNDNFEIDFVTMKKKPKKLSESDKQQYVSIHKSELPKVDFDNIHFKHRALDEWLFQLFKENQFSASEDRLSNNRLKENLGIIHEIYSELREFEIFVQFKCNKKHFKFSELSTSDILKYLEEFKEVHNGSSQSYHKMYDELSRLLKSDSEFSQTLSYELIPAIQLFEKLFTYYYSGLFVFEQELRTLDKQYDFKKFRSTKDLTHQIEKTLTNFDYSLLHDVDANHTFFKMFIQCSRYSELNKILKTISNINLRDIKNILKDPQYNDYFEAAVQNCIKMEDKDFEMVDQWNEGGGLYYFLTSMKMIPATHDYYKLAPLLFALSKDKGIFASAAGELLRILTNEEVRGPINVASMVDDKQKFPIYAITKNNFTNYVFSFLKSIDFPWESARDTENWDTENLGIENNVFGKGTMYDYLTTNQYFIRRIFSDPNITIKYMELRAKPSFFCLPKDHEILKDVAELKKLRESLQTSFASFKTIDRLLESISKLGTSGTDKNLILSHLLDASRYFGNNTFVLDDVIDEEVKNGQPVAKHDSYSQMPDWLHLESHVPEINFLKSKVGNFSDKNAVMTVIENLTNEIIAEENAHPEINANSFLKLRSKLIEFSINNVNDCLEVLDTVVVNQDAFEKFEQKLGDKKIPAVYIQIPDDFPLHEFVEELSELREVLGKPFSETNVDEILNQVQKFLEKQDLIAIDKTVIWRKLYRNLAMLFKHNNNNTFVLDNVISSAQEFKKFETNHVKNDQNQTAIGSQGQLLVGTAYEVLGEFLRDSGILYKPDVHNISASEFDKLIDQYADKLDKSSSTYLFRKNILDQLKQWNSQIEFYPPFLVCIYGTNYTDELPFASTQLEMFYDDLVKSLKDVAEEQKAAEAENIVAPVDTKLAIDQFKKDVKDKVKYNDSGKLFADLDKKNSAADFEAIKLAVHSAFEEPHEHVVITTNEEVAKHKKELNRVSGESPLKTEPHTVDTSKLEKYLQEAKKLEESKKREKEAFEWSKQTKAPSRAYSFVRSILATSGLVLLSLIGIDFYMKETDKSSSKTITDYQNEENNKLSRTSTTTGPFTVSTISGGTPDVPVIFGKEKIKSVFNWDSTENVSVNDDDNKQMSWWQKLFWKK, encoded by the coding sequence ATGTTAGTCAGACGCGTGATTGTAAAACACACAATTAAACCCAAATGCCACAATTTGGTCCCTGCTTTTCATGTTGCTTCTGGTGTAATCTCTTATGGTAATTGCCATGGTCCTCCCAAACTATTTCAAAGATTGGATTCCCAATTATACATTAGAACCTTGTCTACATCAAGTAATgacaattttgaaattgattttgtaacaatgaagaagaagccTAAAAAACTTTCTGAGTCTGATAAGCAACAATATGTGTCAATTCATAAACTGGAACTACCAAAAGTTGATTTCGATAACATACATTTCAAACATCGTGCTCTTGATGAGTGgttatttcaattgtttaaagaGAATCAATTTTCTGCTTCCGAAGACAGGTTATCCAATAATAgattgaaagaaaatctTGGTATCATTCACGAAATCTATTCCGAGTTAAGAGAATTTGAGatatttgttcaatttaaATGTAACAAGAAGCATTTCAAGTTTTCTGAATTGAGTACCTCCGATATTTTAAAGTATTTGGAGGAGTTTAAAGAAGTTCACAATGGCAGTTCCCAATCTTACCACAAAATGTATGATGAATTATCTAGATTATTGAAATCTGACTCAGAATTCTCTCAAACTTTATCCTATGAGTTGATTCCTGctattcaattatttgaaaaactaTTCACTTATTATTACAGTGGATTATTTGTGTTTGAACAGGAGTTACGGACCTTGGACAAACAAtatgatttcaaaaaatttagatCCACCAAGGATTTAACTCATCAAATTGAGAAAACATTGACTAACTTTGATTATTCCTTGTTGCACGATGTTGATGCCAATCatactttttttaaaatgtTTATCCAATGCAGTCGTTATTCAGAATTGaacaagattttgaaaactatttccaatatcaatttgagAGATATCAAAAACATACTTAAGGATCCTCAATACAATGATTATTTTGAAGCAGCCGTTCAAAACTGCATTAAAATGGAAGATAAAGACTTTGAAATGGTAGATCAATGGAATGAAGGCGGCGgattgtattattttttgacactgatgaaaatgatccCTGCTACTCATGACTACTATAAGTTAGCACCTTTATTGTTTGCATTAAGTAAAGATAAAGGGATCTTTGCTAGTGCTGCTGGTGAGCTTTTGCGAATTCTCACAAACGAAGAAGTCAGGGGTCCTATCAATGTGGCATCCATGGTGGACGACAAACAAAAGTTTCCTATCTACGCAATAACTAAGAATaattttacaaattatGTTTTTAGTTTCTTGAAGCTGATTGATTTTCCCTGGGAATCAGCAAGAGACACCGAAAACTGGGATACTGAAAACTTgggaattgaaaataacgTGTTTGGCAAAGGGACTATGTACGATTACTTGACAACAAACCAATACTTTATCCGGAGAATATTTTCAGATCCTAACATTACCATAAAATACATGGAGTTGAGAGCAAAACCTTCATTCTTTTGTTTACCTAAGGATCACgaaattttgaaagatgTTGCCgagttgaagaaattaagaGAGTCGTTGCAAACTTCATTTGCATCATTCAAAACTATCGACAGATTACTTGAAAGTATTAGTAAATTAGGAACTCTGGGAACTGATAAGAATCTCATTTTGTCTCATTTATTAGATGCATCTCGTTATTTTGGTAACAATACGTTCGTTTTAGATGAtgttattgatgaagaagttaAAAATGGCCAACCTGTTGCAAAACACGATAGTTATTCTCAAATGCCCGATTGGCTTCATCTTGAAAGTCATGTCCCAGAAATCAACTTTTTAAAACTGAAAGTTGGCAATTTTAGCGACAAGAATGCAGTAATGACTGTGATTGAAAACTTAACAAATGAAATCATTGCTGAAGAAAATGCTCATCCAGAAATCAATGCCAACAGTTTTTTGAAGTTAAGATCTAAGCTAATTGAGTTTAGTATAAATAATGTTAATGATTGTTTGGAGGTGTTGGACacagttgttgttaatcAAGATGCCTTTGAGaaatttgaacaaaaattagGTGATAAAAAGATACCCGCTGTTTATATTCAGATTCCTGATGATTTTCCTTTACACGAATTTGTCGAAGAATTATCTGAGCTAAGAGAAGTTTTGGGTAAACCTTTTAGTGAAACTAATGTTGACGAAATATTGAATCAAGTACAGAAGTTTTTAGAAAAACAAGATTTGATTGCAATAGATAAGACTGTAATTTGGAGAAAATTGTACCGGAATTTGGCAATGTTATTCAAacataacaacaataacactTTTGTTTTGGATAATGTCATATCTAGTGCACAAGAGTTTAAAAAGTTTGAAACTAATCACGTGAAAAATGATCAAAACCAAACTGCTATTGGAAGTCAAGGACAGTTGTTGGTTGGAACTGCTTATGAAGTATTAGGTGAGTTTTTAAGAGATAGTGGGATATTGTATAAACCAGATGTTCACAACATTAGTGCCAgtgaatttgataaattaattgacCAATATGCCGATAAATTGGATAAATCGAGTTCTACATATCTATTCCGCAAGAATATATTGGACCAGTTGAAGCAATGGAACTcacaaattgaattttacCCACCCTTTTTGGTTTGTATTTATGGTACAAACTATACTGATGAATTACCATTTGCATCAACTCAATTGGAAATGTTTTATGATGATTTAGTGAAAAGCTTAAAAGATGTTGCTGAGGAGCAAAAGGCTGCAGAGGCTGAAAATATAGTAGCTCCAGTCGATACAAAACTTGCCattgatcaattcaaaaaagatGTGAAAGACAAAGTTAAATATAATGATTCTGGGAAACTTTTTGCTGATTTAGATAAAAAGAACAGTGCAGCAGATTTTGAAGCTATCAAATTGGCAGTACATTCTGCATTTGAAGAACCTCATGAACATGTTGTTATAACAACCAATGAAGAAGTTGCCAAACACAAAAAAGAACTTAATCGTGTAAGTGGAGAACTGCCTTTGAAAACTGAACCACATACTGTTGATACGTCTAAATTGGAGaaatatttacaagaagctaaaaaattagaagaaagcaaaaagagagaaaaagaagctTTTGAATGGAGTAAACAAACTAAAGCACCTTCGAGAGCCTACAGTTTTGTGAGATCAATATTGGCCACATCAGGATTAGTGTTGTTGAGTTtaattggaattgatttttaCATGAAAGAAACAGATAAGTCTAGTAGTAAAACTATTACTGATTATCAAAATGAGGAGAACAACAAATTGTCGAgaacttcaacaacaactggtCCATTTACTGTGAGTACAATATCAGGTGGTACACCTGATGTACCTGTGATTTTTGGTAAAGAAAAGATTAAACTGGTTTTTAATTGGGATTCCACTGAAAACGTATCAGtcaatgatgatgataataaacaaatgtCCTGGTGGCAAAAATTATTCTGGAAGAAGTAA
- a CDS encoding uncharacterized protein (Ortholog(s) have role in establishment of protein localization to plasma membrane and mitochondrion, plasma membrane localization) — MNLFQHKHQKLILQCYPAGKAVDKKPNSSELSYLLYYASTRRVKLEKVINFLKDKTHHDVGRNRTGNLQVTLAIIQELIKKCSENLNVFAFQVCYILQSIANTKDLALCKNVVKTFGVLCENLDGGLFTGDKEFIKIFTEVFQTLVSFGKDRSGVTQYDWQMISLMAINDISSCLSYNAAVGKKFIALSIPVLLQFIIANNPQSSILQRLKSNLHVEDDGKRLSRAHSQKSHSKIAQQIDDDFTNDSLTLTDITEKAFSSMKSFFNTNAASQISEVTRAVVQHNILNGTDLEWGVSFLELCITWIPVQLRFVSLSTLLATLGRINIEGNTKSNYNMQFQYARYLLGLLSSRVNMIGLSVSDIIQQLLSLQADLILKASDLDKSEISILTDIYSDCICSLTTHIYYFDQVPDSIQEILIKIDYILESSFVEDNNITSTGEQIQDLIIQLLDNISKIFLILKNKSSSINRNHVNLEHWDISLGLLAPQGDHDDNRKMIISTPQLINIQAKYLKVFDEFLNNELAVGNSKKSYDLLSKQSRLDPGSTAVEGVNKSDDSDNGKDFKKPDANQYITNQQNFISHFLMYIDKFFENYDSPNTQSVLLLVTVLKDMMNILGLNFLSNFIPFFHHWVMKVNRASNFTQRQKFKDTFAHIILYYMLKDLDEQYSHDLQNYCKSSKLFKQILDAVEYRKMQKFWVYGIDPSPSDLENIKGDRTIPTDANGNYIAIRIKPENIEEFACGNNFLIVWLHPQKQLLTEIEKSQVSTHMSTFNNDSRNTNMTVIMDQGSSALSGGADHGGHFVPPPEFVNHTGLSSESASSNSEKGLYTGLGLGTAGDITMIHSEILQYSQHFQERGLPHGNGFATILRTVDSVNSTNDGLIYTYDSKYLQSPRVSDLKDAMSTHRGIRLSKPNFGGANGTANMTDSASTSNGSVLNKNMQTTDVDSILSGLESEDEAAFVV, encoded by the coding sequence ATGAATTTGTTTCAACATAAAcatcaaaaattaatattacAATGTTATCCTGCTGGGAAAGCAGTGGACAAAAAACCCAACTCGTCCGAGTTAAGTTATTTATTATACTATGCATCCACTCGTAGAGTCAAATTAGAAAAGGtgattaattttttgaaagataaAACTCATCATGATGTTGGTAGAAACCGTACTGGTAATTTACAAGTCACATTAGCCATTATTCAGgaattaatcaaaaaatgTAGTGAAAACTTGAATGTTTTTGCCTTTCAAGTGTGCTATATCTTGCAACTGATTGCCAACACTAAGGATCTTGCCTTGTGTAAAAATGTTGTCAAAACATTTGGTGTTTTGTGTGAAAACTTGGATGGTGGGTTGTTCACAGGTGATAAGGAGTTTATAAAGATTTTCACTGAAGTTTTCCAAACATTAGTTTCCTTTGGTAAGGACAGATCGGGTGTTACTCAGTATGATTGGCAGATGATTTCTTTAATGGCTATAAATGATATATCCAGTTGTTTGAGTTATAATGCAGCTGTTGGTAAAAAGTTTATTGCTTTGTCGATTCCTGTTTTACTTCAGTTTATTATTGCAAACAACCCACAAAGCAGCATATTGCAAAGATTGAAATCGAATCTCCACGTTGAAGATGATGGGAAGAGGTTGTCACGTGCTCATCTGCAAAAATCCCATAGCAAAATTGCCcaacaaattgatgatgatttcacCAATGATTCTTTAACCTTGACAGATATCACTGAAAAGGCATTTTCGTCCATGaaatcttttttcaataccaATGCTGCTAGTCAAATCTCTGAAGTGACAAGAGCTGTTGTCCAACACAACATTCTCAATGGAACCGATTTGGAGTGGGGAGTCTCATTCTTGGAATTATGTATTACTTGGATTCCAGTTCAATTACGTTTTGTTAGTTTGTCCACCTTGTTGGCCACGTTAGGTAGAATTAATATTGAAGGTAACACCAAATCCAATTACAACATGCAATTCCAGTATGCTCGTTACTTGTTAGGATTACTTTCATCTCGTGTGAACATGATTGGGTTATCAGTTTCAGATATTATTCAACAGTTGTTATCGTTGCAAgctgatttgattttgaaggCAAGTGACTTGGACAAAAgtgaaatttcaattttaacaGACATTTATTCTGACTGTATTTGTAGTTTGACTACACATATATATTACTTTGATCAAGTCCCGGACTCGATTCAAGAAATCTTAATCAAGATTGATTACATTTTAGAAAGCAGTTTTGTGGAAGATAATAACATTACGTCCACTGGAGAACAAATTCAAGATTTGATTATCCAATTGTTGGATAACATTTCGaagatttttttaattttgaagaataaATCAAGCTCGATTAATCGTAACCATGTGAATTTGGAACATTGGGATATCAGTTTAGGATTATTGGCTCCACAAGGCGACCATGACGATAACAGAAAAATGATTATTTCTACGCCACAACTTATCAATATCCAAGCCAAGTACTTGAAAGTATTTGATGAgtttttgaataatgaattgGCGGTTGGCAATTCTAAAAAGAGCTATGATCTTCTTAGCAAACAGTCTCGTTTGGATCCTGGAAGTACAGCTGTTGAAGGAGTGAACAAGTCTGACGATCTGGACAATGGTAAGGACTTTAAAAAACCTGATGCCAATCAATACATTACCAATCAACAAAACTTCATATCCCATTTCCTTATGTATATCGACAAATTTTTCGAAAATTACGATTCCCCCAACACACAATCAGTGTTACTTTTGGTTACTGTTTTAAAAGATATGATGAACATTTTAGGATTGAATTTCTTGAGTAATTTTATTCCATTTTTCCACCATTGGGTTATGAAAGTAAACAGAGCCAGTAATTTCACTCAAAGACAGAAATTCAAAGATACTTTTGCTcatattattttatattaCATGTTGAAAGATTTGGATGAGCAATATAGTCatgatttacaaaattattGCAAAAGCTCtaaattattcaaacaaaTATTGGATGCTGTTGAATATAGAAAAATGCAAAAGTTTTGGGTTTATGGCATTGACCCTTCACCATCTGATTTGGAAAACATTAAAGGCGACCGTACGATACCCACAGATGCCAATGGTAATTATATTGCTATTAGAATCAAACCTGAAAATATTGAGGAATTTGCCTGTGGTAACAACTTTTTGATTGTATGGTTACATCCCCAAAAACAATTACTCactgaaattgaaaaatcacAAGTCAGTACTCATATGAGCAcattcaataatgattcTAGAAACACAAATATGACAGTGATAATGGATCAAGGATCACTGGCACTAAGTGGAGGTGCAGACCATGGAGGTCACTTTGTTCCGCCACCTGAATTTGTTAACCACACCGGTTTGTCTTCTGAATCTGCGTCATCAAACTCAGAGAAAGGTTTGTATACTGGTTTAGGATTGGGTACTGCTGGTGATATTACTATGATTCATTCTGAAATATTACAATACAGTCAACATTTCCAAGAAAGAGGTTTACCTCATGGTAATGGGTTTGCTACTATTTTACGAACTGTCGATAGTGTTAACAGTACTAATGATGGGTTAATTTATACTTATGATAGTAAATATTTGCAGTCACCAAGAGTAAGTGATTTGAAAGATGCCATGTCAACACATAGGGGTATAAGGTTATCTAAACCAAATTTTGGTGGTGCCAATGGAACTGCTAATATGACGGATTCTGCTTCTACATCCAATGGATCTGTgttgaataaaaatatgCAAACTACAGatgttgattcaattttaagTGGTCTTGAAAGTGAAGACGAAGCTGCGTTTGTTGTTTAA
- a CDS encoding uncharacterized protein (Putative eIF-4E-binding repressor of CAP-dependent translation; stationary phase enriched protein), whose protein sequence is MAKYTEEQLLELKSEAHTPKPEILDAFNKLIEEVKESIEQHQQHQRKWHNGDTYIDEHGHERSYHHINRRRQSKGASGVPRPNLRKKSEPVVDEDGWATLSKPKKGSFAEGDAIEERIKFRETNNSGAGIKARPNNKNLGSSKAVDPREIASDKQTKAFNAFAALGDEDDDDEDDE, encoded by the coding sequence ATGGCCAAATACACTGAAGAACAATTACTTGAATTAAAATCTGAAGCACACACTCCAAAGCCTGAAATTTTGGATGCATTCAACAAGttaattgaagaagttAAAGAATCCATTGAACAACACCAACAGCATCAAAGAAAATGGCACAATGGCGATACTTATATTGACGAACATGGTCATGAAAGATCATATCATCACATTAATAGAAGAAGACAATCTAAAGGTGCTTCTGGTGTACCACGACCAAATTTAAGAAAGAAATCAGAACcagttgttgatgaagatggtTGGGCTACTTTATCTAAACCTAAAAAGGGTTCTTTTGCTGAAGGTGATGCCAtagaagaaagaattaaatttaGAGAAACCAACAATAGTGGTGCTGGCATTAAGGCCAGACCtaataataagaatttGGGTAGTTCAAAAGCTGTGGATCCTAGAGAAATTGCTTCTGATAAACAAACCAAAGCCTTTAATGCCTTTGCTGCTTTAggagatgaagatgatgatgacgaagatgatgaataa
- a CDS encoding uncharacterized protein (Putative ribosome-associated protein; ortholog of S. cerevisiae Tma16; Hap43-induced gene; Spider biofilm induced) encodes MPLAHNLNKVTKNISKSTGSLHIKGRKFKQLNRATLRDKKLQQRKSQSLERKSNELSIVFFIQSLLQEKNTANDGGDEDEEEGENFKEFSNKKQFTLDEMKQIIEKFIHQNDDELQRLQSERRKGRPPTNRQTILEEKLKYDLEIYRTGFKIPDLTDQLTVERIKEWNGTTGATTTMKFIRVSKDMTELPTTTNEIEMK; translated from the coding sequence ATGCCGTTAGCtcataatttaaataaagtaACGAAAAATATATCCAAATCAACTGGATCCCTTCATATCAAAGGTCgtaaattcaaacaattaaatcGTGCCACATTAAGAGATAAAAAGCttcaacaaagaaaatcCCAAAGTTTAGAACgtaaatcaaatgaattaagtattgtatttttcattcaGAGTTTactacaagaaaaaaataccGCTAATGATGGCggtgatgaagatgaagaagaaggagaaAACTTTAAGGAATTCTCGAATAAGAAACAATTTACATTAGatgaaatgaaacaaatcattgaaaagtttattcatcaaaatgatgatgaattacAAAGATTACAATcagaaagaagaaaaggcCGACCACCAACTAATAGACAAACCatattagaagaaaaattgaaatatgaTTTAGAAATATATAGAACTGGGTTCAAGATTCCTGATTTAACTGATCAATTGACAGTGGAAAGAATTAAAGAATGGAATGGAACTACTGGTGCCACTACTACTATGAAATTTATACGGGTCTCTAAAGATATGACTGAATTACCCACCACTACTAATGAAATCgaaatgaaataa